CCACGTCCGGAGACAGAAGTGCTGCTGGAATTGGCCTTGCGTGAATTGTCAGGCGTGCGTGACCCTCGTGTGCTCGACATCGGGACCGGCACGGGCGCACTGGCGCTTGGCATCGCCCGGGCCCGGCCCGACGCCCAGGTATGGGCCACCGACCTCAGCGCCGACGCACTGGAGCTGGCACGTGAGAATGCCGAACACCTGGGGCTGCCGGTCACCTTCGCGCTGGGCCACCTGCACGCTGGTCTGGCCGGTCCGTTCGACCTGATCGTGTCCAATCCGCCCTACCTGCCGCTCGCCGACGCGCCCGTGGTCGCACCCGAGGTGCGCCGTGACCCCGAGCTGGCCCTGTACGCCGGAGAAGACGGCCTGGCGGTGGCGCGGCCTCTGGTGCATGAGGCCCAGGTCCTGGTGGGGCCGCAGGGCGTACTGGCGCTGGAACTCGATCCGCGCAATGTGGCCCTGCTCGCGGCCGAGATGAGCGCTTGGCACGTCGAGGTTCAGCCGGACCTGACCGGACGGGCGCGTTTTCTGCTGGCCCGTCGCTGAGCTGTTCCAACGCGCTATCAGGCCTTCGCTTCAGGTTGGCTTTGCAATCTGGCAAGGCTGCCCAAAGCCTTTTTGCATCCACCCTGGCTCCTGTGCGGCAACAATGCGGTATGCGCGATATCAAGCCTGCCCGTGCAGCCGCCAGGGCTGCAGTGCAACTGCCCGAAAACCAGCTGCCCGAATACCAGCTGGTGCGCGCGCTGGCAGTGGTGGCACTGACCCTGGCAGCCCTGTTTGCGCTTCACTTGCATGCCGCTTCCTGGCTGGCGGCGCTGACTTTTTCGGAAAGCTGGCGTTTCATGCTGCAGTGGCTGGTGACGCTCTTCGCGCTGCTGCTCACGGTGGCAGGAAGCGCGGCGTTCTGGGTGAGCACGACCCTGCTGAGGCGCCTGCGGATCCTTGTCCCGTCTCAAGTGTCTTCTCGGCGCGAAAGTGGGTTGCGGCAGGCCATTGTGGCAGGGCTCATTTCGCTGACAAGCGGCCTTTACGCGCTGCTGCAGGTGTGGGCTGGCCACTGAGCAACGCTGTGACGGGCACGCTGCCAGATCACCGGATACACCCATAGGATGATGTCTGGTTCACGGCAGGGCGAGGCAGGGACGCCCATGACAGCTGACCGCGCCCGGAGTAACCGAGCCACAGCCCAGATTCACCGGGCCATAAAGGACTGCGCCATCACGCCCGCGCCGAGCAGCTGGCTGCCTCCGTCGCAGGGAATCACCACGCCCGTGATGTAGGAAGCGGCGTCTGACACCAGAAAGAGCGCCAGGTTGGCGATGTCGTCCTTTTGACCCATACGGCCCAGCGGAATGCCGCGTGTAACGGCCGCGCGTGCCGCCTCGGTGGGCGCCAGACGGCGCATCCCCTCGGTGTCGTCGATGGGACCGGGAATGATGGCGTTGACGCGCACACCCCGTTCGCCCCACTCGATGGCCAGCACCTTGGTCAGCGCGTCCACGCCGGCCTTGGCAGCCACGACGTGTGCCTGCAGCGGCACCGGCATTCCGTAGGCACTGATCGACAGTACACTCGCCCCTGGTGTTCTCAGGTGAGGAGCGCTCGCCTTGACCGTATGAAAGGTGCCCAGCAGATCGATGTCCACCACCGACTTGAAACCGTTGGGAGAGATCTTGTCCACGGGGGCCGGAAAATTACCGGCCGCGCCGCAAATGACCACGTCGATCGCTCCGAAGGTGTCCACCGCCTCCTGCGCCGCTGCCTCCAGTGCGGCCATGTCGCGTACGTCGGCCGAGACGCCCAGCGCCCGACCACCGACAGCCTGAATGCCTTGAGCCGCGCTCGCAGCTTTTTCCAGGTTGCGGCCCAGCAGGGTGACCGCGCAGCCATGCTCGGCGAAGAGCTGCGCGATGCCCAGATTGATGCCGCTGCCTCCGCCGGTGATCAGGGCGTGCTTGCCTTGCAGGATGCTGGCTTGAAAAATTGACATGGTGTTCCTTTCGAGGCTGCATAAAAGCAGCGGAGATGACGAAAGCTCAGCTTTTCTTGAGGGAGAGCGCCACACGTGAGGCATCGAGGAACAGCGCGTTCCAGCTGGCCGTTTCGCGGTAGTGCACCTGAATTCCGGCCTCCAGGCGCGCGTTCATGGCGCGCTTGATGCCCCGCAGGGTCGTGGCCGGCAGTTCGCTCAGGGTGTGCGTAAGCGCGCGGGCGTGCTGTGTGGTGGCGTCCGGGCTTTCCAGCACCTCGCTGACCAGCCCGATTCTCTCGGCGCGCCGTGCACCGATGGCCTCGCCGGTCAGCGCGAGGCGGCGCGCCCAGCCTTCGCCGACCAGATGCGGCAGACGTCCCAGCCCGCCCAGGTCGCTGACAATGCCGAGCTTGACCTCGGGCAGCGAGAACCGCGCTTCGTGCGAGCATACCCGCACGTCGCACGCCAGAATCAGTTCCAGGCCCGCTCCGATGCACCAGCCGTTGACGGCGGTCACCACCGGCACCGGAACGTTCGCGAGCGCTTCGATGGCCTCCTGCATGGGGGACAGAAGTTCAAAAAAGCCCTCGGGGCGCTCGCGTGAAGCGCTTAGCAGGGGCGCGGTCTGCACCAGGTCGAGGCCCACGCTGAAGTCTTCGCCAGAGCGCAGCAGCACCGCCCGGGCTTCTTTGATTTCGCTCAGGGCCGCGGGCAGCTCCTGCCAGAAGACCGGTCCCAGCGCGCCGCGCTTGCTGACCAGCGTCAGCTCGGCCACGCCAGCCTCGTGGGTGACCTGCAGGCTCGTGTACGTCATGCCTTACCCTACCCGAAAATTGAACCCAGTTCAGGAATACCGAATCCACGGTCCAATAATTTGCGGCCCCTCAATGGTTGGGGCCGCGTGAACAATACGAAAATGATTTGAAGATCTGGCGTGAGTATTCCTCGTTGCCGTCCTCATTTCACTTCATGCACTTTGGACAGAGATGAGCAGGCACTTCAGGCGGGCTTCACGCCGCTATGGAGGTCTGCTCATGCAGCCATCTGCACCTTCCAGCGTCAAGGAGCGTTATGCTAATAACAGAATGTATGATGAGCTGTTGCCCGGTCGCCAGGTGACCACAGCCCTGAAACCCGACCAGCAGTCACGCTGGTATGTGGTCGACTTTCGATGGACCGGAACGGTCGCCGTGGGACGTTTGCACCACCTGGACGAACCGTGGCGGGAAAAGCATGTGCTGGTGCGCACACCACGGTTGTCGGCTGACCCCCCGGAGATGACGCCCTGACCGGGCGGGCTGGACGAACGCCCGGCGGCGGGCCAAGATCAAGGGATGTCCGATTCCGGCCGGTCCTTTCCTATGCATGTCAGCCTCGACGAAGCGCGTTCCAGCTTTGCCGCACTGCTCGCTTCGCGCCTCGCCGCACATGAGCTGGCTCCGCTGGCCGCGTGTTATGGGCGCATCCTGGCCCAGGATCTGAGCGCGCTCGTTTCACACCCCAGTGCGACCGACAGCGCGCTTGACGGCGTGGCCTGCCGCGAAGCCGACACCCTGCAGGCCAGTCCGGACACGCCCGCGCGCCTGCGGCTGATTGGCGAGTCGCGTGCCGGAGCGGCTTTTCCAGGCGCCGTGAGTACGGGCGAGGCCGTGCGCATCTACACCGGCGCGCCCCTGCCAGACGGCGCCGACGCCATCTGTCCTGTTGAGCAGCTGCGGGACGCGGGCGAGGGCCACACCGAGCTGCTGCGCCCGGCCTCGCCCAGGGACGTGCGCCACGCCGGCAGCGACTTTCGCGCGGGCGAGGTGGTGTTGCGCGCGGGGCAGCTCCTCACGCCGCAGCGTGTGGCGCTGGCGGCCGCCCTGGGCCACGCGCGCCTGCCCGTGCGGCCCCGCTTGCGCGTGGGGCTGCTGTCCACTGGAGACGAGGTGGTCGAGCCCGGCGAAAGGCTGCAAGAAGGGCAGGTGTACAACTCCAATCTGTACGGCCTGCTGGGGCTGGTGCAGCAGAGCGGGCACGAGACGCTGATGCTCGGTAGCGCGCCTGACAGCCCTCGGGCGCTCTCGCAGGCGCTGGAACGGGCGGGCGGAGCCGACCTGCTGCTCACCTCGGGTGGGGTCAGCATGGGACGCTACGATCTGGTGCGCGACCTCCTGATCGAAGACGGCGAAGTCGCCTTCTGGAAGGTGCGCATGCGCCCCGGCGGCCCGGCCCTGTGTGGCTCGTGGCGCGGTACCCCACTGTTCGGCCTGCCGGGCAACCCGGTCAGCGCGCTGGTGGTCTTCGAAGTGCTCGTCCGGCCTGCCCTGACCGGGCTGCCCACACGCACGGTGCGCCTTCGCGCCGGTGAAAACTTCCGGGCCCTGCCCGACAAGACGGCCTTCTGGCGCGGGGTGTTGCGTGAAGGCGCGGTGGTGGAGTACCCCAAGCAGGCCTCGAGCGTGCTGCGCTCCCTGAGCGAATCCGACGTGCTGGTCATTGTGCCCGAAGGTCAGCCCGTGCGTGCCGGCGAAGAGGTCGAGGTCATGCTGTCGTGAGGCTGGCTCGCAGGGCCTGAGCGAGGCCCCACCCGCTTTCCAGTGCGCCCTCCACGCGCGCGCCGCCACACCAGTCGCCACACCAGCCCAGCTGCAACCCAGGGTCCCAGTGAAAGGGGTGCCCGAACGGCACGGTCGGCGTCGCGTAACGCCAGCGGTGCCCCTGAACGCGCCGGACGCCGATCTCGCCCGTGACTTCCTGCACTGCCGCGAGCAGCGCCACCTCAACCTCCTCGCGCGCTTCTTCCAGGTGCGCCCGACTCCAGGAACCCGAGGCGTGCGCCACCAACGTCGGCAAGGCGCCGGAAGCGCGCTTGGTGTGATCGCGGCTGAGCCAGCTCAGCACCTCGTGGCGAAGCTCCACGGCAGGCCAGTCGACCGGCAGGTCACGCTGCAGCTCCACCAGCAGGGTCCAGGTGGGATCGAAGCGCACGCGGTCCAGCTGCTCTCCGGCTGCGCCCAGGGACAGGTCGGTCACCAGCGCCGAGAGCTGCGGCGCGGGCAGGTTGAGCACCAGCGAGGCGGCCTGAAAGGCGCTGCCGTCCTGGGCGTAGACCTTCCAGCCTCCTTCCAGCCGAGCAAGCGAGGATACCGTTACCTCGGAAAGTACCTCCAGATCGCGGGCCAGGTGGTGCCCCAAGGCGCTCATGCCGTTGAGGGGTGCGAAGCGGGGATGACCTTCGGGGCGCGCCGTGACCTGCCCGCGCTCCCACAAGGGAAAGCCGTATGTCCAGATGCGCAGCCAGCCTTCGCGCTGCCAGCTGTCCACCAGACGCTGCAGGCGCTCTGAGCGCGCCGTGAAGTACTGCGCGCCGTGATCGATGCGCACGCCTTCCCGACGGCGGGTGGCCGCCCGTCCCGACACGCCGCGTGACTTGTCCAGCACCAGCACGCGCCGCCCGGACCGCGCCAGGTCGCGCGCGCACGCCAGGCCACCCAGGCCTGCTCCTACCACGATCACGTCATGCATCAGCGAAGTGTACGTCAGGGCCACGGACATAAAACGTCAGCGTTCACGCGCTTGGGCTGGAGCAGTTCACCCATCAGGGTCGGAAGCGCAGCACCAGTGGCCCGGTCGGTCCCAGGGTCACGCCCGGACGCGGTGTGGGGTCGCCGGTCACGGCGCTCAGTTCTCCCGACAGAAACAGCCCCAGCGCTTCTTCGAGCAGCAGGTGCGCCAGGTGCATGCCGAGACATACCCGCTCACCGCCTCCAAAAGGCAGGTACGTCCAGGGAAGCGGCGCCTGCTCGAAACGCTGGGGCCGGAATTCCTCGGGTGCCGTCCAGAACTCCGGAGAGCGCCCTGACAAAAATGGGCTGTAGATCACCAAATTGCCAGGAGCGAGGGCCACCCCCTCGATTTCGGCGGCCCGCTTCACGCGGCGGCTGCCGATCCAGCCGCTGGGATACAGCCGCAGGGTCTCCCTGATGGCGGGGCGCAGTCCCTCGGCTGTGCGCCAGGAACCGTGCTGAGCCAGGTGCCACAACGTCCAGGCCAGCGTGTGGGTGGTGGTATCGTGCCCGGCGGCCAGCGTCACCCGCGCCTCCGTCAGGCCGCCGCTCAGGCGGGCAAGGTGCGAAAGCAGGTCGTCGCCTCCCTGTTCCAGCCGCTTGCCTGCCAGGCGGCGCAGCTCGGCGTTCACCCGCGCAAAGAGGATCGGGCGTGGCCACATCGGCGAGGGAAAGGGCAGGCGCAACGGCGCCAGAAAGGCGTGCAGCAGCTCCGCATCGAACTCGCCCGAAAAATAGGCGGCGTTCAGCATGCTGAGCGTCGCCCGGTCAGCCCAGGACAACGCGTCGAACTCACCGCTTGGCCGCACGTCGTACAGAGCGGAGCGCACGCGCTCCTGCAAGTTCAGCAGCGCGTTTTTCCCGTAAGGCTCCCTGAGCTGCGCCCGGCGGCTGCGGTGCCCGGGTGCGTCGGTCATGATCACGCCGCCCGACAGGTACGGCACCAGACGGCTGAAACTTCCCGCGCTGACAAAGGATTCGAGATCGGTGAGCAGCGAGCGGTTCCAGGTCGGACCAAAGCCGACCACGGTGGGCAGGCCCAGCTTCAGCTGAAACGTCGTGCCGAACTGCGCGCCTTCCTGCAGCAACTGGAGTGGCGCTGTTCCCCAGCGCGGAAAATGCCCGGCATAGGGATGCGCTTCAGGGGCGGGAAGGCCGGCCGGGTTCACCATGGCCCACGCCCTCCCAGATCGTCGTAAGGCAGACTCAGCAGCTCTCCCGCGCCGTTCCAGCCTGAAAGCAGCGACAGGGGCACCCCGCCGCCCGGATGAACCGTACCGCCCACCTGCCGCAGGTTGTCATAAGAGCCCAGGCGCCAGCCCGGACGCAGGGCGCCCGCGAGACCGTGAGGCGCCGAGCCGTAAATCGCGCCACCTCGCGCGACCCGCGCGTACTCGGCAGGGGAGAGGGCCCGCCACTCCCGCACGGGCAGGGGCAGGCGTTCCTGCAGGCGCCACAGCAGAAACCGGGCGTACTCGTCACGCCCCGCGCCGAGTTCCGGGCGAGGCGGGGCATTCACCAGGAAAAATGCCCGGTCGCCGTCGAGGTGCAGGTAGAGGGTGGGATCGGTGGGCAGTTGCCCCGCACGCAGCTCCTGCCACTCGCGCGCGTAGTCCTGCGAGAAGAGCAGGTGGTGGGCGGCCGGCAGGGCTTCAGACAGCCGTAACTGCAGGGCGAAGCCACTCAGGCCCAGCGGGCGTGGTGAAGGCGGTGCGCCGAGCCACCCGAGGGTATGGTCCCGGTCAGCCGCGCTGACAAAAACGTCGGCGCTGAACACCCCACGGCCGGTGTGGGCAGCGTACACCAGCCGCCTTCCGGGCGCGACCCGTTCGTGCACGAGGTGCTCGACGCGGGTCCGGTACTCGAAGCGCACCCCGAGCATGCCCGCATGCTCGGCGAGCCGAGCCGCGAGCGCGCCGAGGCCGCGTGCCTGACCCGGCGGCCCACCGGCCCAGCCGTTCAGGTGCCACACGCCCATTCCCAGTTCGACCCAGCTGATGTTGTGCAGCACCGCGGGCGCCCGGTAGGGATCGGCACCCAGGTAAGTGGCAAAGCGCAGCCAGAAAGGCGTGAGGTAAGGCCCGCTCTGCACCAGGCTGGCGAGGGAGCGCCCCGGTGAGGCGCGCCTTCCTCGCGTGAGCGCGTAGCGCAGCAGGGCAGTGCGCGAAGGGGGCGGCGCGAACAGAAAGGTGTCCTGTGCGTCCTGGTACAGGGTGCGGGCAAGGCGCAGCAGGCGCAGGTAATCCTGACCTTCCGTTCGGCTGAGCTGGGCCAGGGTGCCGTCCAGGTCCCCTTCCACCGCCAGGGCGCCCGGCGCGAAGGTCCGCCCGTCCGCATAGCTGTAGGTGGTGGTTGGACGCGCGCTTTCGAAGTGCGGGCGGGGCAGGCCCACCCGTTCGTGCAGGGCGCTCAGCACCTGCGGCATCGTCACGACCGTGGGCCCGCTGGAGAAGTCGGCCCACCCCAGCGCGGCTTTCCCACCTGCCCGGGGGAGGGCTTCGAGCACTGTCACGTCCGCGCCGGCCCGCCGCGCCCGCAGGGCGGCCGCCAGGCCCGCGAAGCCCGCACCGATCACCACGACGCGCTTCATGGTCGGCTCCGGGCGTCGTGCGCTTTGTGCCCGGGCCGGTGGTAGGTCCGGCCCTTCCAGGAATAGGAGCCTTTGAGGGCGCGCAGGTAGATTGGCAGGGTCGCCAGGGGCAGCAGGGGCGTGGCCAGCACTTCCAGCAGGTCGGCGGGTGCGCGCCGTCCGCTCTTGAGGTTGACCAGCAGCCGCTCGATCAGGGCGTAGAGCATGAATTCGTGTCTGCCGCTCAACCACGGCCAGCTATAGGCCAGCAGGTGCCAGCCCCAGGACAGCGCCAGCAGCGCGCGGCTGCTTCCGTGGGCCTTGGGCAGGCCCTTGGCAAAACCCTGTACGGCCTCGGCGTAACCGCGGTACATCCTCACGCTCACAAGGTCGCCACCCAGCGCGATGGCGAGGCGACCGCCGCGCGTCTTGAGTTTCACGGCCAGCGTCACGTCTTCGAGCACCTCGCCGCGCACCAGGGCGTGACCGCCCAGCCGCTCGTACGGCGCACGCCAGAAGGCCATCAGCTGCCCGTTGCCCGCCGCCGCCGAGGCGAAGGGCAGCCGGATCAGCGGCGCGGGCAGCAGCGAGAGCAGCACGTCGTCGTTGAGCGGCACGATCAGGCGTTCGCCCGCCGAACGGGTTTCCTGGCGGGGCCACACGGTCAGCAGGTCCGCCCGCGAACGCAGCAGCGCCTCGACGACCGCGTCGAGCGCTCCGGGCTGCCACAGCACGTCGGCGTCCGTGAAGATCAGCACGTCACCCGTCGCGGCTTCCGAAAGTTGCTGACAGGCCCAGGTCTTTCCAAGCCAGCCGGGCGGCAGCGGCGCGCCGCTCAGTACCCGCGCTCCAAGTCGCGCTGCCAGCAATGGCGTTTCATCGCTCGAGTGGTCGTCGAGCACGATGACCTCGTGGGCGCCCTGCGCGAGCAGCGTGGGCAGGGTGCGGCGCAGGTTGTGCGCTTCGTTGCGGGCGGGCACCAGCAGGGACACCCGTGGCCAGGCTGCCGGGCGCGCGGGGCGCAGCACCTCGAAGGTCAGCAGGTTGAGCGCCAGGGTCAGGAGCTTGTAATGAAAGAAACCGCGCAAGGCCCGCTCCAGCAGCGGCGAAAGGGAAAGGTGGCTCAGGTTCTCCACCCGCCTTGCCTTTTTTTCGGATGGCCCAGCAGGCGCGTCAAGGTGCGGCTGGGTCCTTCCAGCCGCTCAGGCACGTCCCGCGCTCCGCGCGTGAGCTGCAGGTATCCGGCCAGCGGCCACTCGGGATCGCTGCCGGTGAGCTCCTGATCGAGCAGGGACAGTTCGCTTGCCAGACCACGTGTCAGGTCGGCGGTCGGCGTACCGATCCGCAGGTATGCCTCGGGATGCTGATGACCGCGCAGCACCACCCGCAGCGCCACCGGCACGAGCGGCACCCCGGCAGCGCGGGCGAGCCAGGCCGCGCCTGGCTGCAGCTCGACCACTGCAGGGCCGGGAGTGAGCCGACCTTCCGGAAAGATCCACAGCCACTCGCCTGCCCGCGCGCGGCGCACGGCGGGGCGCAGTTCGCGGGTGCCCAGCACGCCCAGCGCGCGAAAGAAGGCAAAGCGCGCCAGCTGCTCGTCGTTCATCAGCACGCTGGGGCGGCGTCCGAAGGTCCAGCACACCTCGGCCAGCACGTAGCCGTCCCACCAGCTGTGATGGTTGAGGGCCAGCACCGCGCCTCCCGGCGGCAGGGCGCCGCGCAGCCACACGCCGCGCAGATCACGCCGCACCGTGCGGCGGATCAGCGTGCGAAAGCTGCTCTCGACGAGGTCCATGTCAGTCCTCCCATCACCAGAAAGGTCACCAGGGCCGCCGGCCACATACCCAGCAGCAGCAGCCCGGCCGGGAGCATCAGGGCTTCGAGCCGGTACGCCCAGGCGAAGCTGCCCCCAGTGCGGGTCAATTCAGGCGCCAGCCGGCCCAGCACCCAGGCCAGCGCGCTGCCCACCACAAACCAGCCCAGGAAGTTCACCCACGGCACCCCGTAATAGAGGCCCCCGCCCGCGCTCCAGGTCCAGAAGCCCGTGCGGGTCATCAGGGGCTCCAGTCCCAGATCGAGCGCGACCAGCAGCGCCCCGACCAGCAGGGGCCGCCCGCCTGCCAGGGCCAGGGCAGCGGCGGTCATCCACCACCAGCCCAGCGGCACCAGCAGCGGCACGCCCAGCAGTGTCGGTCCGGGCGGGTCGTAGCTGTAGGCCCCGAAAGGAAACCCGGTGCGGCTGCCGAGCACCTCGACGAGGAGCCCCACCCCAAAGGCCAGCCCCGCCAGCAGCAGGGCGCGCGCCCCGACCTGCTCCCAGGCCCAGGCCAGGGCCGCCAGGGCCAGCAGCAGCGTCGAAATCGTGGCCAGCAAGGCAAAGCCCTCGGGCCAGAGCGGCACCGGCACGCGCAGCAGCGCGGACAGGGCCAGCAGCCCCACCCAGGGCCGCACAGTCGCCCGCAGGAAACGCACCCGCTCCAGCGCGACAGGATGCAAAAACAGCAGCAGCCCCGTGACGACCAGCAGGTTGGTGACGAGAAAGAACACGGCCTCTTCAAGCGGCAATCCGAACAGGTTCAGCCCGGTGGTGTAGCGCTCGCTGATGCTCCAGATGCCCTGCCTGATGGCGAAGAGGTCGGTTGCCCACAGGTACACGGTCGGGGGCAGCACCGCGAGCAGAAAGGTCCGCGCGTTTCCCAATACCAGGTCGCCCCCGAAGGCCCACTGCAGCGCGAGCACCGGCATGGCCCACGCCAGGATCAGGCCCAGGTAGAAGGTGGATTCGAAGCTCAGCATGAAGGCGCCCGCGAAGGCGAGCAGCAGCAGCAGAACTGCGCCGCCCCAGCGCACCGCGAAGGTGGAGATGTGTGGCGGCCCGCCCCGGCGCAGCAGCAAAAACAGCCACAGGCCCGCGATCAGGGTCTGCAGGACAAAAAAGGCGTACTCCTCGAGCGGCACGTAACCGACGCGTCCCAGCACACGCTCGGGTGGGTAGTTCCAGACCTGCTTATAGACCAGATAGTTGTCCCACGGCGTGGTATACACGAAGGCGATGAGGGGCAGCAGCCAGTAAAAAGTCCAGGCCCAGCGGTTCTCTGGCCGGTAGGCGCCCGCAAGTGGGCGGCCCGAGCGCACTTCGCGCCAGGTCCACAGGGCCAGCAAGGCCAGGAGCGGCGCGATGAACAGCAGGTGGTATTGCAGATAGGTCATGGGCAGGCCAGCTCGCACGCACGGAGGGTCGTCATTTCCAGCCTCGCCGGGAAAGGTCTCTCAGCAGCTCGCGCGCCGTGTTGCGTCCGCTCGCGCCCATGATGCCGCCGCCCGGATGGGTGCTCGCGCCCGTCATGTACAGCCCCCGCAGGCCCGGCCAGCGGTACGAGGCGGCGCCCAGAAAGGGCCGCAGCGCGAACATCTGGTCGATGGTCATCTCCAGGTGCATCACGTTGCCCCGGTAAAGGCCCAGCTCGCGCTCCAGCCACAGCGGCGTCTGTATCAGCTCGCCCACGATGTTCTCGCGGGTACCGGGCGCGTAGTGCTCGAAGGCGTCCAGAATCCAGTCGCGCACTTCCAGTTGGCGCTCTTCCCAGCTGCCCCGCGCCAGGCTGTAGGGGTAGTACTGGGCCCACAGCCACAGCACCTCACCGCCCGGCGGGGCGAGGCTGTCGTCCACTGCCGAAAAGCTCATGGCGATCAGGGGCGGGTCGCGGGTGGGGTCACCGGCCAGATACTCGCCGTAGGCCCTGCTCAGCTGGCGCTCGTTTTTGATCAGCAGGCCGAGTCCCACGCGTGAATGAGGCTCGTGGTGCCGGCGGTAGCGCACCTTCTCCTTCAGTGCCAGACGCAGCACCATGCCAAAACCGTTGCCGACCCGAACCTCGCGCGCCGCTTCGGGTACGAACTCTGGGGGCAGTGCGCCCGCCGTGGCCAGAACGTGCGTGCCGCTCACGACCGCCCGCCCTGTAATGCGCTCGCCGCTTGCGAGCTCCACCCCGGTGGCGCGCGGGCCCTCGGTCAGGATGCGTTTCACGGGCGCGCTCACGGTGAGCGTGCCACCGTGCGCCTCGATCAGGCGCGCCAGCGCCTTCGTGAGGCCGCCAGAGCCGCCCTTGGGCCGCGCCACTCCGCCCTCGTGGTAGAGCGGGTGCCACAGCAGAAAGGGCGCCGAGATCGGCTCGGTGGGCGGCGGCCCGCTTTGCGCGGCCATCCAGGTGAGCGGTGCCCGCACGCGCTCTTCCGAGAAGTACTCGCCCGCCACCTCGCCGTAAGGGCGCAGGATGCGGCGCAGCTGCCCCTGCCACCCCCGCCCGCCGCCTCCGCCGAGAATCAGTTTGCGCCCCAGTTCCAGCGGAGAGGGCACGCTGAGAAAGGTCTCGTTGACGGCGCGCGCAAAAGGCGTCCAGTCGGAAATGAAGCGGGCGTAGGCCTCGCCCTGACCGGGAAAGAGGTTTTCCAGCTCGTTCGCGGTGCGCGCCGCGTCGCGCCACACGAACCAGGGCGTCTCGCCGTCTGAGGCGTGAAACATCGGATCGAGGTCCAGGTAATACAGTCCGTAGCGCGAGAGTTCCAGCTCTTTCACGATCGGCGTCATGCGGATCAGGATGTGCGCGCTGCCGCCCAGGTCGAACTGGTAGCCAGGCACGCGCTCCTCGGTGGCAACCGCCCCGCCGGGAACGGCGCGCCGCTCGAAGACGCCCACCCGGTAGCCTGCCTTGGCAGCGTAGGCGGCGGTGATCAGGGCGTTGTGGCCTGCACCCATCACGATGACGTCGTAGTCGTAACTCAGAACCGGCCTCCGTGTTAGGGAGTCTACCCAGCTTTGCCGGAGCAGGAACGTGCCAAATCCGCCAGAGCCGTTCGCCTGTTGGTGTGTTCGGCACTCCCGCCCCAGTGCCGGGCGCGCTACGCTGTGCTCATTGCCGCGTCAGGGGCGGACACGTCCCTTCCCGAGGCGCGCCGCAACACACGCGACCGGCCCTGCTTGGGCCCCCTGGAGAAACGCATGCGCCAGTACTACACCTCGGAATCCGTGTCCGAAGGACACCCGGATAAACTTGCCGACTTCATATCCGACTCGATCCTCGACGAATTTCTGCGTCAGGAACCCACTTCGCGGGTGGCCTGCGAAACGCTCGTCACGACCGGCCTCGCGCTGGTGGCCGGGGAGATCAGCGCGCGCGAGGCTTACGTGGACATCTCGCGCGTGGTGCGCGAGGCCGTGCGTAGCGTCGGATATACCCGCGCCAAGTACGGGTTTGACGCCGACAGCGTCTCGGTCATGACCACCATCGACGAGCAGTCCCCCGACATCGCGCAGGGCGTGAACTACTCCGAGGAGTGGCGCGAAATGAGCGAGGCCGAGCGCGCCTTGCCGCAAAACCGCTTCAGCATGATCGGCGCGGGCGACCAGGGTCTGATGTTCGGCTACGCCAC
The Deinococcus peraridilitoris DSM 19664 genome window above contains:
- the prmC gene encoding peptide chain release factor N(5)-glutamine methyltransferase, with translation MSLPEDVPPTLGDLLSDLTRRFGRASVPSARVDAELLVMHVLNCTRTELVLRRERCVMSNDRARLEELARRRCGREPLQHLLGEVEWGDLILKVTPAALIPRPETEVLLELALRELSGVRDPRVLDIGTGTGALALGIARARPDAQVWATDLSADALELARENAEHLGLPVTFALGHLHAGLAGPFDLIVSNPPYLPLADAPVVAPEVRRDPELALYAGEDGLAVARPLVHEAQVLVGPQGVLALELDPRNVALLAAEMSAWHVEVQPDLTGRARFLLARR
- the glp gene encoding gephyrin-like molybdotransferase Glp is translated as MSDSGRSFPMHVSLDEARSSFAALLASRLAAHELAPLAACYGRILAQDLSALVSHPSATDSALDGVACREADTLQASPDTPARLRLIGESRAGAAFPGAVSTGEAVRIYTGAPLPDGADAICPVEQLRDAGEGHTELLRPASPRDVRHAGSDFRAGEVVLRAGQLLTPQRVALAAALGHARLPVRPRLRVGLLSTGDEVVEPGERLQEGQVYNSNLYGLLGLVQQSGHETLMLGSAPDSPRALSQALERAGGADLLLTSGGVSMGRYDLVRDLLIEDGEVAFWKVRMRPGGPALCGSWRGTPLFGLPGNPVSALVVFEVLVRPALTGLPTRTVRLRAGENFRALPDKTAFWRGVLREGAVVEYPKQASSVLRSLSESDVLVIVPEGQPVRAGEEVEVMLS
- a CDS encoding SDR family oxidoreductase; its protein translation is MSIFQASILQGKHALITGGGSGINLGIAQLFAEHGCAVTLLGRNLEKAASAAQGIQAVGGRALGVSADVRDMAALEAAAQEAVDTFGAIDVVICGAAGNFPAPVDKISPNGFKSVVDIDLLGTFHTVKASAPHLRTPGASVLSISAYGMPVPLQAHVVAAKAGVDALTKVLAIEWGERGVRVNAIIPGPIDDTEGMRRLAPTEAARAAVTRGIPLGRMGQKDDIANLALFLVSDAASYITGVVIPCDGGSQLLGAGVMAQSFMAR
- a CDS encoding cytochrome P450 produces the protein MVNPAGLPAPEAHPYAGHFPRWGTAPLQLLQEGAQFGTTFQLKLGLPTVVGFGPTWNRSLLTDLESFVSAGSFSRLVPYLSGGVIMTDAPGHRSRRAQLREPYGKNALLNLQERVRSALYDVRPSGEFDALSWADRATLSMLNAAYFSGEFDAELLHAFLAPLRLPFPSPMWPRPILFARVNAELRRLAGKRLEQGGDDLLSHLARLSGGLTEARVTLAAGHDTTTHTLAWTLWHLAQHGSWRTAEGLRPAIRETLRLYPSGWIGSRRVKRAAEIEGVALAPGNLVIYSPFLSGRSPEFWTAPEEFRPQRFEQAPLPWTYLPFGGGERVCLGMHLAHLLLEEALGLFLSGELSAVTGDPTPRPGVTLGPTGPLVLRFRP
- a CDS encoding NAD(P)/FAD-dependent oxidoreductase, with product MHDVIVVGAGLGGLACARDLARSGRRVLVLDKSRGVSGRAATRRREGVRIDHGAQYFTARSERLQRLVDSWQREGWLRIWTYGFPLWERGQVTARPEGHPRFAPLNGMSALGHHLARDLEVLSEVTVSSLARLEGGWKVYAQDGSAFQAASLVLNLPAPQLSALVTDLSLGAAGEQLDRVRFDPTWTLLVELQRDLPVDWPAVELRHEVLSWLSRDHTKRASGALPTLVAHASGSWSRAHLEEAREEVEVALLAAVQEVTGEIGVRRVQGHRWRYATPTVPFGHPFHWDPGLQLGWCGDWCGGARVEGALESGWGLAQALRASLTTA
- a CDS encoding enoyl-CoA hydratase-related protein; this encodes MTYTSLQVTHEAGVAELTLVSKRGALGPVFWQELPAALSEIKEARAVLLRSGEDFSVGLDLVQTAPLLSASRERPEGFFELLSPMQEAIEALANVPVPVVTAVNGWCIGAGLELILACDVRVCSHEARFSLPEVKLGIVSDLGGLGRLPHLVGEGWARRLALTGEAIGARRAERIGLVSEVLESPDATTQHARALTHTLSELPATTLRGIKRAMNARLEAGIQVHYRETASWNALFLDASRVALSLKKS